The Castanea sativa cultivar Marrone di Chiusa Pesio chromosome 11, ASM4071231v1 genome contains a region encoding:
- the LOC142615596 gene encoding uncharacterized protein LOC142615596 — MIIGGSASTGSSKKARKTYLRTVQSVQSTGSSLEGERRNGSSIEFSEEEAWRLHHLHDDALVVSIQAGDFNIHRVLVDNGSSANILYYPAFQQMGIAKERLIPACTPLIGFGGSRAMTIEEQRTVAEPVEELEEV, encoded by the exons atgataatagggggcaGCGCTTCAACagggtcgtccaaaaaggccagaaagacctatttacggacGGTACAAAGCGTCCAGTCGACAGGCTCTTCACTAGAAGGAGAACGACGGAACGGCTCCAGCATCGAGTTTTCGGAAGAGGAGGCCTGGCGCCTTCACCACCtccatgacgacgcgctcgtCGTTAGCATACAGGCTGGGGACTTCAACATCCATCGAGTCTTGGTGGACAACGGAAGCTCAGCAAATATCCTTTACTACCCTGCATTTCAGCAGATGGGGATCGCCAAAGAACGCTTAATCCCGGCATGCACGCCCCTCATTGGCTTTGGAGGTTCCCGG GCGATGACCATTGAGGAACAGAGAACAGTAGCAGAACCCGTGGAGGAATTAGAGGAGGTATAG